The Amblyomma americanum isolate KBUSLIRL-KWMA chromosome 2, ASM5285725v1, whole genome shotgun sequence genome contains the following window.
CCTTGTCGACGGCGAAGTCCACGAGCAACGAGTTGTAACAGTCGTAGCCGAGGTTGAAGGCCACGGCCGAGTACATGACTAGGTAGAGCATCGGTATCCGCAGGACGTCCAAGCCACTCAGCACAGAGGACCTGTGGCGCTTCTGCCTGAGTGCCACGGCCTGCACATCCGGAGCTGCTTGCGGATTCTTGGAGGCTGTCGAAAATGAAATAGGCGCAGACGCTGTGTGAAAAAGGCAGCTGCAGCAGGGCTCAAGCAGGGAGCAAAATAGGCCCGGGCGATATACAGCCCCGAAGCTATACCAAACGTGATGAGTCCTTAAAAGCTGATCCCGTTCGCTAAGGCGTACTCTAGAAAAAAATAACCGATGCTTCAGGCATCGTTTATCACTGATATTATAACAAAAAATGTTAATCGCTAGAACTTTTATACTGGTTCGTTCTTTTTTCGTGAATTTTGAAATGAACAGTTTCATGCTGAGAATTTGTCAATAAGTATAGTTGTTCATAAGGTCTTACGCAAAATACAGTAGCCACAAAATGGTCGAATGCAACAATTTTGTCTTTGTTGCCAAGATTTCGCGGCGTGAGTGCCATAGAACTACGCCACGGGCAGAGAGGAGCGAGGAGCCAGTCCACGGCTTTACCGGTGGGTTAATTAGGCGACGGCAATAGCGGTTGAAAACTAATTCAGCGATAAAAGTTTCGCTTTCCGCGCGTTTTGCTGCGCTTCTTGAAAAAAATAGTCGTTTGCACTTAGAATTTAAAATTACCGTACTGAAAGTTAAGGCCGGTGTACAGAAAAACGCTTGGGGGAAAtctcaggaagaaagaaagtcgGACATCTCATAACTCATGTATCTCTTGTTATTTCCGCAACGAATGCCCTCTTCGATTGGACTGACAGTGTTTCTGCTTAGAATAGATGTGGATTAAAGCTGCAGAGCTCTCTGAGGTGACGGCGTTCTGCCCTCATCTATTATTAACTGTCACCTCTGTTTGTTTAAAGTTCGTTGTGCCATTCGCTTTGGACAGCCAACATGCGGCGTCTTCTTTCATTTGCTGAGTGGAAACAAATAGAACGTAACTCTTCACAAAGACCGCATCACTAGCAAAAATTAATGTTTACAGAGTTTGCTACTCTGTTTTCAATAACGAAACTGTCCGGCAGACACATGGCATGTCACTATTCTGACCGATTTGTTCCAGAGACACCGGGCATATGACGCCTGGCTTTAGGCTTAGCTCTTACGTAAGAAGGCGTTCAGCAAATTCCGTACATTACCTTTCGAATGCTTTCAAAGCTGAAGAAGTGTATGAGGCATCAGTTGCCCCGGCAACCCAACACACAGTTCGTAAAGATTATGCCGCATTCATACATATCAAATGTTGTTTCCTCAATTTATAATTTCTGCTGAACGGGTGTCAGCGCACACCAAGACCCTAAGTGTGAGGTAGACCCATGACGGCCGCCTTACCGTCGTTAGGGAACATGGGGATGACGTAAGGCAGCGGAGGGGAGGACTTTTCGTCCGAGCTCTCCACCGTGATGAGCGACTCCACGGACGTGTCGCAGCGCCTGAGCCAGCGCGGCTGGCGCAGGAAGAGGCTGAACGCGGCCGCGTTCAGGGTGAGTGCCCCGAACACCAGCATGGCCTCCTGGAAGCCGTAGTGCGCGATCAGCTTCTCGATGAGCTTGGGGAAGACGAAGCTGCCCAGCGTGGAGCCGGCGAAGCAGACGCCCGTGGCCAGCGTCTGGTGCTTGACGAAGTGCTCGCTGATCAGCACCGGGTTCATGGCGTAGACGATACCCGAGCCGAATCCTGCCAGGCGAAAATGGGGCCTTGAGAGAGTCGCTTGGGCAGCGCGTGCTGGAGCTATTTTAGTGGAGAACTTGCAGGCGAAACTGTAGACGCAGTAGTTGCGGTCTTCGCGAGCAAACATTTACAGCGACAGCTATGTGCCAGACATTGTGTAGCTTAAAAGGACACTGGGACAAAAGCATCAAACTTTTTTTCGCAGAAAAACTCAGTTGTATTCTATTTCTGGCTACGCTGATGTTTGCACGCGGTAGCAAAAGACGCGTTATTTCTTagataaatgcgttgaaaaattTTACCGCCTTTCGCTATAAACTTGGGACGTTAAGAGCGAAATGAACTACGCGACATCGTTTGGGAGTGAACTGCAGTATAGTAATGCCTTTGAAATCCGGTGGCaaaaaactgccttcatatcgCGATTTCCTTGCAATAACGACCGGCAGTGGCAAAatccttatttttatttttcggcctTTTCTGACATATAAAAGCTGCCATTTGATTTTTTGTCATTATAATGCGGTAATCAATCAATACAGTGAACTGAAATTTGCCCTCCTTATGTCTTCTAAGGAACACTGAGCATAAGTATTCAACAACCAGGCCACCTATTCATAATTGGGCCACTCGCTTTTTCTTTGGTCGTTGTAATTTCGGAAACAGCTCATCGCCTTTACGTGAGAAGTTGACATGGCAGTTATTTGAaaacaggagaaaatatttgaatTTCCATGTCTTTTATAGCGTGTTTTATAGAAGAGTGGGTTTGAAAAAGCAAAACACATAAATGGAACCcagccactcccccccccccccccccacccgaacACCCATTAAAGGCGAGGGAGTAGAAGTGCACATTAAACACGCTCAAATACAGTTTTATTCCACGAGCAATGTATGACTAGAGCAGTATGCCTGCTGAAATCACTATCTACCATCCATACTGTTCCTACCTGCTGTGCGAGGACTGGTGTTGAAATGCGTGCACTATTTCCTGTTCTGTATCTCCCAGTGTACTTTGTACAAGTCCTTGCTAATTTCCAAATTTCTCATATCTCTAACGAGTGCTGTATTTCCAAAGGTTCTTGTTTTTCATCTGGCTAGTGTCTTTTCCTGCAAATATTTTTCCTTTATTACGGGCTggtctttaataaaaaaaataaccaaATGTTCCTCTTTCAAGGCTTTCTTAAGGTTTCTCCCATCGAGTACAATCGGTGGAAGGGCGAAATTTACTATCCAGTTAATTCCTTCGCGTTTCGTTGCTCATACATACACTGCAAACCTCTCGATCGTAAAGCGCAGCCGCGTTGTGATCTCATGGTGGTTAACTCCGATGATATAGCGTTCTGATGCTCAGCATTGTGATAGGTTCAATGCCGGCCATGCTGATCAAACAGCGATCGCCGAAATAAGAATGATGTCGGTAGTTCCGACAGGCTTCGACGGAGTTGCAGTTCCGGATCAAATCTGAACTGAGCAGTTTGTCGTAATCAGATATCGTGCCATGCTTTTAAATGGGCACTTAATGATTTGGGCAGTACAGTAGAAACTGCGAAAAACTTTCACGCATCTCTTGATAAGTGACGATCTCCTCAGGTTTCGTTTTTCGCGATTCGCTTCACTTTATTAGTAAATACACGAGGTGCTTGCATTTTCTACCGTCGATAAAAATTTCCCCAGCTAACATAGGCTCGAGGAAGCGCTTCAGATATGAATGTAATATTCATTTGGCGTCCTGTTTACTGGACAAGGCCGTAAAAAATCTCCGACTGCTTTTGAGGCGTCATTGGTACATTTTTGCCAAGCGATGAGATTGTGAAAGGGAGAATACAAGCGGCATTGCATATAGGGCGTTACAATCAATTGGCGTGCGCCCTTATGTTACTTGGCAATTTATTCCCTTAGCAACCAAGCTAGGTCGATGGCAGCCTGCCATCCGTGGTTGGTTTGTATGTCTGCCCCCTATCTCTAACTTCATCAGAATAGTTTCGACCTCCCAGCGAGTTGTGCGTAATTGTTGCTATTCACGGCATTGCCTATACAACCTGAATGCCTCAAGAAGGCTGTCTACACAAAGGCTCCTATGTTAACACTCCTGAGGCGATAGCGCTTTCATCAACCTTCTGTCTACGTTACATGGATAGCGTCTTGCGATCAGCTGTGATTATGTAAATTAGAAGTCAGTCTCTTCTAAAAGGATAATATTAATTAAAGGAAATAGCTTCAGCAGCACTACAGTTTTTCTCACATCTTACATAGAGCAAAGAAACGGCAAACAGCAAAGTGCAATGGCGTCTCTGAACAGAGAGCAAATACAAATAAATTTAGTTATTGTTCGTCGTAAAAATTAATTCCCTGATTTTTTTCTGGATATCGTAGCTTTTATATGGCAGCAAGGACCATCCACCTATGGCTTAGAAAGTTCAGTTCGAAAATTTTATCGCCACAAGATTCAGTCTCGTGACGGCCTCACCGAGAAAGGACAGGTTGCCACCGCTAGGAAGTTACTGCCGCTGTAGCAAAACGTCTAGGATCCGAGCTAAAAAATCGGTGTCGACCCAAGGAGTTTACTTCTGAAATTGACCACTGGTGGCGACACCTGGGGCCGTAATCTGTGAGGTGTTCATTTTCCATTGTCCATTTCGAGCCCATTTGGTCCTCTGTCAGTGGTCCCTCAGGTACACccacggctttcaagcgtctgtgggaagCGACCCGGCCAAAGggggttggcgaccggacctcaccattaGCTGCATATCACAACCAATAACAGCTGGTGGTAAGGTCCGGTCGGCTCCTGCTTGTCAGAGCTCTTCGATGCACCTAACCGTTGGCTGCATTTCCCCGTCAATGGCATCCATTGGTGAGGGCATCCGGTCGCCAATCaaccaatggccgggtcgcttcccACGGACGCTTAAAATCCACCGGTATATCTGAGTTACCAATGACAGAGGACCGAATCCACGAGAAATGGACCGAAATGGAGAATGGAAAGAGCGTCAGGCATCGCTccggagtcgaactgtcaaccaagaaatacatgggcgtctatggaaaccggtcggccttgccagtcgggggcCTTTTCGCTGACATGTTCGGGCACGGAGGTGCGCATTGCGCccttgccggtataatgctatcacgctctccacacgtaatttaaataagtggtgattgccttcctgctagaagttaACATACACGAATGAATGACAGGAAAGGGAGGCTTTTCAatgttcccggaaacgtgatttcgagcactaggttgtccTACgccagcttgaagtgtgctgcagatGTCCTAACGCGGACCacccatttgttagaattgaagtatactgcacacgaattaatttcgtatctatgaaagtacactttaaaaGCATTTCCAACATGTCacttcccgaaacgcgatttcgagcactaactgttcaacggcagcttgaagtgtgctgcaaatacgtttacgcggagagctcattcgttagaattgaagtgtactttggacgaattaatgccGTATTTAGGAAAGTGCACTTTCAATACATTTCCAACATGCAACGGTCATTTCGCGAAACGccatttcgagcactagattgttctacggcagctaaaaatGCCCTTCAAATATATTTTAAAGGAATCCCCGTTTGTTAAAATTTAAGTATTCTTGAGACGAATTTCATATTTATGTGCGTACACTTTTAATACAATTAAAAgttgctaaaaccgcatacatattttttttgtgtgtttgaaacgtgctcgaaacacgctttaagtgacgtatactttgAATGAATTAaattcatatttacgaaagtacacttttagtgtgctgacaagatgctaaaaccgcatataTATTTTTTCACTTGTGTGAAACAAGTTCTAAACATGCTTTAGTGGATGTATACTTCGAATGAATTAATTgtatatttacgaaagtacaatATTAATATAtttacaagatgctaaaaccgcattcatatttgtTTCACGTTTTATGAACGTGCTCGAAGcgtgctttaagtgacgtatttttggaaaattttaagaatatattttcaatactAAGCATAAAATTTTGGGGACCTATTTCAGGCATATCTTTGTGCATTCATTagtacaaaatatgtttaaaatacattataaatattcCGAAGTATATTCCAAACCTATTAGTTTTCTCTAAGGGACACCAATGTGCATTTTAGCGATTTGTACGTATTGAATTAAATTTTCCCACGTGCAATAAATTCGCCTACATCACCGCTTCCAGGAAACCGCCGAGGTAACTTATTCTACTCAGAGACAGTAGTAGTGAAATAAGAATTCTTAAAAGCGTCACTGGAAGCAAGACATTCTTCTGTCACGGTTTAATAGTTAAGACGATTGTTTGCTCGCAATACAAGCGCGAGGTAATGAACCTTCTCAATTTGTATCTTATAGCTGCACTAAATGCGCAGAAACTTAAACCTATATAGTGCTCGTCTGGATCTAATCTTTCCAGCCCCAGGAGACTAATATCTGTCACACTATTTGTCCTCCTGTAGCGGTTGCAAATGAGTGTAATGTTCTGTTTCGTTAACACTCCAAGGATGATGGTTGCGTGgttacgcttgcattttttttttgaacatcATAAAAATTCTCCCGGGCAGCCGCCTCTGAAAGCCTTTCAGCAGTTCCTTCTCTGTTATTGCGACTTTTTCAGAGCGCAGTAAATAAACAAACGCGTAAGCAGCAAAATGAACGTCACGCACCGTGAACGATGCCCAGCGTGAGGTGCAGTGTCAAGATGTTCGTTGCAAAGTAGGCCAGCATGACTCCTCCCGCCGACACGACGCTGCCGAACAGGAGCACCGGCCTCGTCGTGAAACGGTGGGCGAGGGGACCCGCCAGGAGGCCTGCGCGCAGACAACGAGCTCCGCACATGGCGCAAAGATGTCGACAATGTCGTCACGTAATATAACCAAACCGACTGCATAGGATATTACTACTAAAAACAACGCCCAAAAGCAAGCTATATTGCGACGGGTAACGCACATTCTTTTTTGCATATTTCGGGAGGCGCATTTTTTGCACATGCGCGGTGCTGCTCGCACTTGGTAAAAGAaaagttctttccttcctttaaAATTACCGCGATTTCAGGAGGAGTGGTCCTTGTCCCCACAATAGTGCCATTGCCCCTTAACTTTTCTCCTCCGCCTCGCGTAATGGCTTTCGTTCTGGCTGCACTGCATCAATATAAAAATTTTCTTGCGAAGACGTGAGCTCGGAAAGTTAGGAGTTAAATAAACTTGCCGAGATACTTTGCCCTAAATGGCGTCGCGCGCccgactgaagaaaaaaaatgttcgaaGATTGCATTAGCCACGACGTGGTCTTAAATCAATTTGGTTTTGTGGACAATTGTCGTAATTCGCTAGTTACTGGTATCTGAACAACCTACAACGAGTGCTAAAAAACCAAACTGCAAAGTACAGAAACCTTTGTCTGTTTTAGAACGCGTGGCTTTCAGAAGCAAATTCAGAATTCTGGTTCGCTTCAGTATTCCACAAAGTGGTGGGCAAAATTCAGAAAGAATAAAGAATGCTTTTCGCTTCACTTCGAAAGGGACCATAATTTGCAAGGATTCTTTAGCGTTTCTTTATATACCCCGCTTTCCATCGTCACTCTCGCTACTGACTGTACAGCCAGAGAATGACACTGTTCGCTGGCTATCAGCCAACGCGCGTTAGGCGTCAGGTATCATAAGGTGAAGACGCAAATGCAGTAATGGGAAAAGATATCGTTACAAAAAAACATCTTCACTTTTTATTTCGCATTCTGCCATCGCCGAGAGGAGCGCACTAGTTGTGTGCAGCCTATCTTCGCCACGTAGCAGCCGCCGCCAAAAGCCGAAAACGCCTTGCAACGTTTACGGCCAAACGaaaaaaaatgtcacatcgaATAGGCCCAGCGAGAGGGCAGCTGTGTTCCCCGCGGACTCCATGCTCGCTCACCGCGGAATTCTTCGAGAGTTTCTGAAAGCACGCAGAGAGCGTAAGGTGTGTTGGTTGTCGTTAGGCTTGAGCGCACCCACGAGGCCTGCCTTTGTGTTTCCAAGCGGAGGCTCTATTGCCGGCTGTTGCGACGAGGGATTCCCCCCCTGGTGTTGCCAGCGCTTGCTCTATGTAataatagaggaggcgctggatGCAGCAAATGGGGGCGCCGTGGCCTAGGGTCGCGGTGAAAGCAAAATCGCACCAATTGATAACAGCCTCAGATTAGTCGCGCATGGAGGTCCGCATACAATGATATCGAGTTCCCGATATATGGCTGTTGCCGAGGAAATAAAGGTGTCCACGTAGGAGGAAacacttttttttgcgtttcgctcaGATGCTTGTGGTTTAGAAAATGCATACTTTACTTAAACCGAGTACAATATCTAGAGATATGTTTGTACCAATAAACAAAGAAGCGATGCTGTGATTCTTTTAGTAACACCTTACTCGCCCTCATTCGCTTTTTGCCTGCAACATAAAACATAAAAGACGGCGCCAACACCAAagtcaaaaaagaaaggaaactcTGATGTGCTTGACAAAGCTGCTCGGTCGTCCTTGTCCGTTGACGGTTAGACACGACCTCAAATGCATTTTATCAAAGAGGAAAGCCACCTCTACCTGTCTGAAGGTAGATACGACTGTGGCTCTGTGCGGTATTAACAACCAGGTCCTTCCTGTTAACAAGCCTTACTACGTTACTAATATTCTGGTTTTTTGTGGCAACATCAAGAAAGAAACTAGAAAAATAACTGAAAAAAGGACACGCATGCAACAGCCAAAAGAagagtgtgttgtgttgggttttacggCACATAGGCATCTAAGGCCagcatgcgccaagctcaaggtataagaaaatTTCTCCGCAGTTTTATACGAATGTGAAAAATCATCAgtggtgtagagggcctaaaCCCTTAGTACTTCCTACTGATGGCAAAGGAAAGTAATTTTAAAAATGGCTACTAATCAAAAACCTTATAGAGGgttgggtaacctcagcggccatccttggtTGGGCAAGAATCTCGACGCTCCCAAGCAATCAAACAAACACCGAAGCCTTCTTTTCAGGAGTGAGGGAGTGGGTGAGGTGTATTAGAAAATCAAGCGATGCACTGGGTAAAAGCACAATTTTTGAAGAAAccctgcttctcttaaaaagctaaataTATCAgacatgtcaacaattgcattatcacgtTAGAGCAGCCGTGGGTGAAAAAGGATGCAATctttataaaattgagtaaagtactttttctaAGTTTTACATGTCTTGAGCAtaagaataaaatatggtttactCTGAGGTCATGTCCAAATTTTTCACATAGGGTTTTGCCTTGTTTTGCCAACAGAGAAATATGTGTGAGGTTAGTGTGTCCAATGCAAAGTTGACATATGATTACTGTTATGAAATGTTCTTGGTGCTCGCATGATTTCTATTCTCCTAAGATAGGCTTAAAGAAGTGTGGTTTATTTACTTCGCTTTCGTCATTTAGCTTTCAGCTTAGCGTGTGTTAACTTCAAGCAGTCTCTATGGTGCATGAGAACTTTCTTGATTTCACCGCTGCAAGTTCGTGCACCACATgtgtctgctctctcatttccctCTATCCCGAGGTGGCTCGGCACCTAGCAGAATCTTATTTCTGACCTTGCATTGTGATGCTTTTCTGTGTTGTATATTATGCTTCCGATTAGAAGCTCAACAGCTTTTTTATTATTGAGTGCATTGAGTACACTCTGCGAATTAGTGTAAATTATGCTGTTTTCAATACTGTGATTTATTATTCTCTCCACAGCTACACACACAGCATAAAATTCAGCAGTGACAATTAATTCACAACTCGTCAGTTTGACTATTTTTGCCCATTTTTCTTGTACTGCAGCACTCCAGACATAATTTCTTGATTTTGAGCCTTCTGTGTAACATTCTGTGTAtcttgcatatttttttctttaagaaccaGATATTCCTGCTGTATGTGTTCATGtggcatttctttttttgcgaAGGTGTGTTATTGTGATGTCACATGCAGAGCGTAGGCTGTGCTACGGCGGCAGTGGATTGTGTCTTGGGGCAATTTCAGGTAGGGCACCTCACAATCCTTACTCTTCATGTTCATCTTCGAAGAGTAATAACACAGGTCTTATTGATTGGGGCTTATTATTGAAGAAAGCCTTGGAAGGAAACTCTGTGACTATAATATAACAGAGGCGTTTTGGCAGGAATTTTATTTTTAGTATGTATGCGCACATTAGCATTATTTTCCAATCTTTGAGGAGCGGTTCATCTGTTTCAACGTAAAGACTATTCACGGGAGATGTTCTCTATGTCCCATTTCAGAGACACAAATCTATGTTTTGTACCAGACCGAGGCGTCTAAGGTAGGATgttctcgctgacccatacattACATATtcgtaatctaaggtagagcggACTACACAGCGGCATATTTGTAAAAGGCATGTTCTATGGGATACCCAATATTTGTGTGAAAATACTTTTAGTACGTTCAGCCTCTGCGATGCCCTCTTTTTGAGTGCGTTTATGTGAGGTACGAATGTAAGGTTTTTGTAAAACGTAATACTTATAaatgtgttttcattttttagacgtaattttgttttgtttaggtACAAGGTGGGGTCAGTTTGTAGGCCTCGTTTGAGCGAGAATAGATCAGCCACTGCTTTCTGTGCGGAAAACTGGAACCGGTTCCTATCTGCCCATGTAACTAGTTTATTTTTTGTCAaatgtatttgtctctcgcaagTTTCTACATTTGAGGATGTGAATGCTACTTGAATATCTTCAACATGGACTGAATATATAATGGACTTCTGGATTATTTTAGCTATGGAATAATTTTTCTAATAAAGAGGGTTGTGCCTAacatacacccctgaggtactccatttcCCTGAATGAAGTTCCTTGAGAGCGTTGAGCCTAGGCGTGCATCAAAGGAACGGTTGGCCAGGAAATCACTTAGGCACTTTAACATCCTGCCCCGGATGCCAAGATCAGCCACGTCGCAAAAATTCCTAACCTCTAGGTTGTGTTGTGTGCTTTCTCCAGATCAAAAGAGACAGCAAAACAGTGATGTTTATGCTTAAAATCTTCCCTGACTGTATTTTGAAGGCGAACTAGATAGTGGGCtgttgagcatgcctttttgaaACCATAATGATGGATGTAAGGATGCTCGCGTGCTTCAAGGGCAAAAGTTtgttatattttatttatttatttatttgcaaataCTTTTGGCCGCCGGGCCGTTACTGTGGTGGGGCGTGACACTTGAGGAATGACATGTTTCCTTAAAAATACAAAGTTTTTACACATCATATTCCATGCAGCGTAATAATTATATCTCACAGAACCACTGTTAATGAATATTCACTAC
Protein-coding sequences here:
- the LOC144121892 gene encoding monocarboxylate transporter 12-like isoform X9: MLLGGARVLSGLLAGPLAHRFTTRPVLLFGSVVSAGGVMLAYFATNILTLHLTLGIVHGFGSGIVYAMNPVLISEHFVKHQTLATGVCFAGSTLGSFVFPKLIEKLIAHYGFQEAMLVFGALTLNAAAFSLFLRQPRWLRRCDTSVESLITVESSDEKSSPPLPYVIPMFPNDASKNPQAAPDVQAVALRQKRHRSSVLSGLDVLRIPMLYLVMYSAVAFNLGYDCYNSLLVDFAVDKGIEQSSAVTMTSLSSLADLVGRLGLPVIVDRQLLKRRTMMAIVLALVGAMYVVFPQCEDYGSLFALASAVAFLLGSGVVLFPVILVECVGLDRIAMATGLLTALSATFSFAKPSLIGYFRDTRGSYDLLFVACGSVAISTSLAWVVVDIIMRKRRSTWTLDTSSGGKTEVVAGKLCYPRLVYVGDGKYLETRRSRASSTMTVLY